A part of Salmo salar chromosome ssa18, Ssal_v3.1, whole genome shotgun sequence genomic DNA contains:
- the LOC106560222 gene encoding serine/threonine-protein phosphatase 2A 55 kDa regulatory subunit B delta isoform isoform X2, with protein MLKYTFKGVGGGNDFQWCFSQVKGAIDEDVAEADIISTVEFNYSGELLATGDKGGRVVIFQREQESKNRPHSRGEYNVYSTFQSHEPEFDYLKSLEIEEKINKIRWLPQQNAAHSLLSTNDKTIKLWKISQRDKRAEGYNLKDEDGRLRDPFRITSLRVPVLLPMDLMVEASPRRIFANAHTYHINSISVNSDHETYLSADDLRVNLWHLEITDRSFNIVDIKPANMEELTEVITAAECHPHQCNVFVYSSSKGTIRLCDMRAAALCDRQSKFFEEPEDPSSRSFFSEIISSISDVKFSHSGRYMMTRDYLSVKVWDLNMENRPVETYQVHEYLRSKLCSLYENDCIFDKFECCWNGSDSAIMTGSYNNFFRMFDRNTRRDITLEASRENSKPRAILKARKVSTGGKRKKDEISVDSLDFNKKILHTAWHPKENVIAVAATNNLYIFQDKIN; from the exons ATGTTGAAGTACACATTTAAAG GTGTCGGAGGAGGGAACGATTTCCAATGGTGCTTCTCTCAAGTGAAGGGAGCCATAGACGAAGATGTGGCTGAAG cCGACATAATCTCAACGGTTGAGTTTAACTATTCTGGAGAACTACTAGCAACAGGAGACAAAGGAGGCCGGGTTGTCATATTCCAACGGGAACAAGAG AGTAAAAACCGTCCTCATTCCAGAGGAGAGTACAATGTGTACAGCACTTTCCAGAGCCATGAACCCGAGTTTGACTATTTGAAAAGCTTAGAAATCGAGGAGAAAATCAACAAAATAAGATGGTTACCTCAACAAAATGCTGCACACTCTCTGCTCTCAACAAACG ACAAAACCATCAAGCTATGGAAAATCAGCCAAAGGGACAAAAGAGCAGAAGGCTACAACTTGAAAGACGAGGATGGAAGACTGAGAGATCCTTTTAGAATCACGTCGTTACGG GTGCCTGTGCTGCTGCCCATGGATCTGATGGTGGAGGCTAGCCCAAGGAGGATATTCGCTAACGCACACACATATCACATCAATTCCATCTCTGTAAATAGTGATCATGAAACATACCTTTCAGCTGATGATCTCAGGGTTAACCTCTGGCACTTAGAAATCACAGATAGAAGTTTTA ACATTGTAGATATAAAGCCTGCCAATATGGAGGAGCTGACAGAAGTCATCACAGCTGCAGAGTGCCATCCACACCAGTGTAATGTATTTGTGTACAGTAGCAGCAAGGGGACCATCCGCCTCTGTGACATGCGAGCTGCTGCCCTCTGTGATAGGCAAAGCAAAT TCTTCGAGGAGCCAGAGGACCCTAGCAGCCGGTCCTTCTTCTCAGAGATCATCTCCTCAATATCTGATGTGAAGTTCAGCCACAGCGGCCGTTACATGATGACCAGAGACTACCTGTCAGTCAAGGTGTGGGATCTGAACATGGAAAACCGGCCTGTGGAGACTTACCAG GTGCACGAGTACCTCCGTAGCAAGCTCTGCTCGCTGTATGAAAACGATTGCATCTTCGACAAGTTTGAGTGCTGCTGGAACGGTTCTGACAG TGCCATCATGACGGGCTCATACAACAACTTCTTCCGGATGTTTGACCGGAACACGCGGAGGGACATCACGCTGGAGGCCTCTAGAGAGAACAGTAAACCTCGGGCCATCCTGAAAGCCCGCAAGGTGTCCACCGGGGGGAAGAGGAAGAAGGATGAGATCAGCGTAGACAGTCTGGACTTCAACAAGAAGATCCTGCACACCGCCTGGCACCCAAAGGAGAACGTCATCGCTGTCGCCGCCACCAACAACCTCTACATATTCCAGGACAAGATCAACTAA
- the LOC106560222 gene encoding serine/threonine-protein phosphatase 2A 55 kDa regulatory subunit B delta isoform isoform X1 — translation MSTVNVRHFGLKKKNHGHFCKPIFTSLNNCFLVITCTEIQSLQLKTLSEEPLKKPVLLQKVAMAGVGGGNDFQWCFSQVKGAIDEDVAEADIISTVEFNYSGELLATGDKGGRVVIFQREQESKNRPHSRGEYNVYSTFQSHEPEFDYLKSLEIEEKINKIRWLPQQNAAHSLLSTNDKTIKLWKISQRDKRAEGYNLKDEDGRLRDPFRITSLRVPVLLPMDLMVEASPRRIFANAHTYHINSISVNSDHETYLSADDLRVNLWHLEITDRSFNIVDIKPANMEELTEVITAAECHPHQCNVFVYSSSKGTIRLCDMRAAALCDRQSKFFEEPEDPSSRSFFSEIISSISDVKFSHSGRYMMTRDYLSVKVWDLNMENRPVETYQVHEYLRSKLCSLYENDCIFDKFECCWNGSDSAIMTGSYNNFFRMFDRNTRRDITLEASRENSKPRAILKARKVSTGGKRKKDEISVDSLDFNKKILHTAWHPKENVIAVAATNNLYIFQDKIN, via the exons ATGTCGACTGTCAATGTGCGCCATTTtggattgaaaaaaaaaaatcacgggCATTTCTGTAAGCCCATATTCACGAGTCTAAATAACTGTTTCCTTGTAATAACCTGTACTGAAATACAATCCTTACAACTCAAAACACTATCGGAAGAGCCCCTAAAGAAGCCAGTTCTGTTGCAGAAAGTGGCAATGGCAG GTGTCGGAGGAGGGAACGATTTCCAATGGTGCTTCTCTCAAGTGAAGGGAGCCATAGACGAAGATGTGGCTGAAG cCGACATAATCTCAACGGTTGAGTTTAACTATTCTGGAGAACTACTAGCAACAGGAGACAAAGGAGGCCGGGTTGTCATATTCCAACGGGAACAAGAG AGTAAAAACCGTCCTCATTCCAGAGGAGAGTACAATGTGTACAGCACTTTCCAGAGCCATGAACCCGAGTTTGACTATTTGAAAAGCTTAGAAATCGAGGAGAAAATCAACAAAATAAGATGGTTACCTCAACAAAATGCTGCACACTCTCTGCTCTCAACAAACG ACAAAACCATCAAGCTATGGAAAATCAGCCAAAGGGACAAAAGAGCAGAAGGCTACAACTTGAAAGACGAGGATGGAAGACTGAGAGATCCTTTTAGAATCACGTCGTTACGG GTGCCTGTGCTGCTGCCCATGGATCTGATGGTGGAGGCTAGCCCAAGGAGGATATTCGCTAACGCACACACATATCACATCAATTCCATCTCTGTAAATAGTGATCATGAAACATACCTTTCAGCTGATGATCTCAGGGTTAACCTCTGGCACTTAGAAATCACAGATAGAAGTTTTA ACATTGTAGATATAAAGCCTGCCAATATGGAGGAGCTGACAGAAGTCATCACAGCTGCAGAGTGCCATCCACACCAGTGTAATGTATTTGTGTACAGTAGCAGCAAGGGGACCATCCGCCTCTGTGACATGCGAGCTGCTGCCCTCTGTGATAGGCAAAGCAAAT TCTTCGAGGAGCCAGAGGACCCTAGCAGCCGGTCCTTCTTCTCAGAGATCATCTCCTCAATATCTGATGTGAAGTTCAGCCACAGCGGCCGTTACATGATGACCAGAGACTACCTGTCAGTCAAGGTGTGGGATCTGAACATGGAAAACCGGCCTGTGGAGACTTACCAG GTGCACGAGTACCTCCGTAGCAAGCTCTGCTCGCTGTATGAAAACGATTGCATCTTCGACAAGTTTGAGTGCTGCTGGAACGGTTCTGACAG TGCCATCATGACGGGCTCATACAACAACTTCTTCCGGATGTTTGACCGGAACACGCGGAGGGACATCACGCTGGAGGCCTCTAGAGAGAACAGTAAACCTCGGGCCATCCTGAAAGCCCGCAAGGTGTCCACCGGGGGGAAGAGGAAGAAGGATGAGATCAGCGTAGACAGTCTGGACTTCAACAAGAAGATCCTGCACACCGCCTGGCACCCAAAGGAGAACGTCATCGCTGTCGCCGCCACCAACAACCTCTACATATTCCAGGACAAGATCAACTAA